A genomic stretch from Pseudomonas mendocina includes:
- the rpsD gene encoding 30S ribosomal protein S4 gives MARYIGPKCKLSRREGTDLFLKSGVRALESKCNIEAAPGIHGQRRGRQSDYGTQLREKQKVRRIYGVLERQFSGYYKQAAGQKGATGENLLQLLECRLDNVVYRMGFGATRAESRQLVSHKSITVNGKTVNIPSYQVKAGDVVAVREKSKNQLRIAQALELCAQRGRVEWVEVDTDKKSGVFKSVPARSDLSADINESLIVELYSK, from the coding sequence ATGGCTCGTTACATTGGTCCCAAATGCAAACTGTCTCGTCGTGAAGGCACTGATCTGTTCCTGAAGAGTGGCGTACGCGCTCTGGAATCTAAGTGCAACATCGAAGCAGCCCCAGGTATCCACGGTCAGCGCCGTGGCCGTCAGTCCGACTACGGCACCCAGCTGCGTGAGAAACAGAAAGTCCGTCGCATCTATGGCGTTCTTGAGCGTCAGTTCAGCGGTTACTACAAGCAAGCTGCCGGTCAAAAAGGCGCTACTGGTGAAAACCTGCTGCAACTCCTTGAGTGCCGTCTGGATAACGTCGTTTATCGTATGGGCTTTGGTGCTACTCGCGCTGAATCCCGTCAGCTGGTATCGCACAAGTCGATCACAGTAAACGGCAAGACTGTAAACATTCCGTCCTACCAAGTTAAAGCTGGTGACGTTGTTGCAGTTCGTGAGAAATCGAAGAATCAGCTGCGTATCGCTCAGGCTCTTGAGCTGTGTGCCCAGCGTGGCCGCGTTGAATGGGTCGAAGTTGACACTGACAAAAAGTCTGGCGTTTTCAAAAGCGTTCCGGCTCGCAGTGATCTCTCCGCTGACATCAACGAAAGCCTGATTGTCGAGCTCTACTCCAAGTAA
- the rpoA gene encoding DNA-directed RNA polymerase subunit alpha has translation MQISVNEFLTPRHIDVQVVSPTRAKITLEPLERGFGHTLGNALRRILLSSMPGCAVVEAEIDGVLHEYSAIEGVQEDVIEILLNLKGLAVKLHGRDEVTLTLAKKGSGVVTAADIQLDHDVEIVNGDHVIANLASTGSLNMKLTVARGRGYEPADARQSDEDESRSIGRLQLDASFSPVRRVSYVVENARVEQRTNLDKLVIDLETNGTLDPEEAIRRAATILQQQLAAFVDLKGDSEPVVIEQEDEIDPILLRPVDDLELTVRSANCLKAENIYYIGDLIQRTEVELLKTPNLGKKSLTEIKDVLASRGLSLGMRLDNWPPASLKKDDKATA, from the coding sequence ATGCAGATTTCGGTAAATGAGTTCCTGACCCCCCGTCACATTGATGTGCAGGTGGTCAGTCCGACCCGCGCGAAAATTACGCTTGAGCCTCTCGAGCGTGGTTTTGGCCATACCCTGGGCAACGCGCTGCGTCGCATCCTGTTGTCCTCCATGCCTGGCTGTGCAGTAGTCGAGGCCGAGATTGATGGCGTACTCCATGAGTACAGTGCTATCGAAGGTGTTCAGGAAGACGTTATTGAGATCCTGCTCAACCTGAAAGGTCTGGCTGTCAAACTGCACGGTCGTGACGAAGTGACTCTGACTCTGGCGAAGAAGGGCTCGGGTGTAGTTACCGCTGCCGATATTCAGCTGGATCACGATGTCGAAATCGTCAATGGCGACCACGTTATTGCAAACTTGGCCAGCACTGGCTCGCTGAACATGAAGCTCACTGTAGCTCGTGGTCGCGGCTATGAGCCGGCTGACGCTCGTCAGAGCGATGAAGATGAAAGCCGCAGCATCGGTCGCTTGCAGCTGGACGCTTCTTTCAGCCCGGTACGCCGTGTTTCTTACGTGGTGGAAAACGCTCGTGTCGAGCAGCGCACTAACCTGGACAAACTGGTGATCGACCTGGAGACCAACGGTACTCTGGATCCGGAAGAGGCTATCCGCCGCGCCGCCACCATTCTGCAGCAGCAACTGGCTGCGTTCGTTGACCTGAAAGGTGACAGCGAACCAGTTGTTATCGAGCAGGAAGATGAGATCGATCCTATTCTGTTGCGTCCGGTTGATGACCTGGAACTGACTGTACGTTCGGCTAACTGCCTCAAGGCAGAAAACATTTACTACATTGGTGATCTGATTCAGCGCACTGAAGTAGAACTGTTGAAAACCCCGAACCTGGGCAAGAAATCCCTGACTGAGATCAAGGATGTTCTGGCCTCTCGTGGTCTGTCCCTCGGTATGCGCCTCGACAACTGGCCGCCGGCAAGTCTGAAGAAAGACGATAAGGCTACTGCCTGA
- the rplQ gene encoding 50S ribosomal protein L17, which produces MRHRKSGRHLSRTSAHRKAMFQNMAVSLFEHELIKTTLPKAKELRRVAEPLITLAKEDSVANRRLAFDRTRSKAIVGKLFNDLGKRYATRQGGYLRILKCGFRAGDNAPMAYVELVDRPVGGTVEAAE; this is translated from the coding sequence ATGCGTCATCGTAAAAGTGGCCGTCACCTCAGCCGCACCAGCGCACACCGCAAGGCCATGTTCCAGAACATGGCGGTTTCGCTGTTCGAGCATGAGCTGATCAAAACTACTCTGCCGAAAGCTAAAGAACTGCGTCGCGTTGCTGAGCCGCTGATCACTTTGGCTAAAGAAGACAGCGTTGCTAACCGTCGTCTGGCTTTCGATCGTACCCGTTCGAAAGCAATCGTCGGTAAACTGTTCAACGACCTGGGCAAGCGCTATGCCACCCGTCAGGGCGGTTACCTGCGTATCCTCAAGTGCGGCTTCCGCGCTGGCGACAACGCTCCTATGGCTTATGTTGAGCTGGTTGACCGTCCGGTCGGCGGCACAGTAGAAGCTGCAGAGTAA
- the bfr gene encoding bacterioferritin, producing MKGHTEVIEYLKVLLKGELAARDQYFIHSRLYEDWGFTKLYERINHEMEEETQHADAILKRILFLEGAPDMVPDSFTYGQSVPEMLKLDLQLEYHVRDALRKGIALCEQHQDFQSRDMLLLQLKDTEEDHAYWLEIQLDLINKVGLENYLQNQM from the coding sequence ATGAAGGGGCATACTGAGGTGATTGAGTACCTCAAAGTACTACTCAAAGGCGAGTTGGCCGCCCGCGATCAGTACTTTATTCACTCGCGTCTGTACGAGGATTGGGGCTTCACGAAGCTCTATGAGCGTATCAATCATGAAATGGAAGAAGAGACCCAGCATGCTGACGCGATCCTGAAGCGCATTCTGTTTCTCGAGGGGGCGCCAGATATGGTGCCGGACAGCTTCACCTACGGGCAGAGTGTCCCTGAGATGCTGAAGCTGGATTTGCAGTTGGAATATCACGTTCGTGATGCACTGCGTAAGGGGATCGCCCTGTGTGAACAGCATCAGGATTTTCAGTCGAGGGATATGTTGCTACTGCAGCTCAAGGATACCGAGGAAGATCATGCCTACTGGCTCGAGATCCAGCTGGATCTGATCAATAAGGTCGGTCTTGAGAACTATCTGCAAAATCAGATGTAG
- a CDS encoding MFS transporter, which translates to MHDPHSERMSGSETRAASGLALVFSFRMLGMFMVLPVLATYGMDLKGSTPALIGLAIGAYGLTQAFLQIPFGMISDRIGRLPVIYAGLLIFAAGSLLAAGADTIWGVIAGRVLQGAGAISAAVMALLSDLTREQHRTKAMAMIGMSIGLSFAAAMVIGPVLTRAFGLSGLFLVTAAMALLGILIIAFMVPSAPELTRHRESGVSSQALLPSLKNPDLLRLNFGIFALHAILMASFVAIPLALVELGGLPKEEHWWVYLTALLVGFFGMVPFIIYGEKKRRMKQTVFAAVLVILLCELFFWWFGNSLRALVLGLVVFFTAFNLLEASLPSLISKVAPAAGKGTAMGVYSTSQFLGAALGGIIGGWLYQHIGLAGVFAGCAALCLIWLSLAFTMREPPYVTSMRFPLSMEQSQDAGLVARILAAPGVSEAVAIPAEGAIYIKVDSKQQDRTSLQQLLDQTD; encoded by the coding sequence ATGCACGATCCGCACAGCGAGCGCATGAGTGGCAGCGAAACCCGCGCTGCCAGTGGTCTGGCGCTGGTCTTCTCGTTTCGTATGCTCGGCATGTTCATGGTGCTGCCAGTTCTGGCCACCTACGGCATGGACCTCAAGGGCAGCACCCCTGCCCTGATCGGACTGGCGATCGGAGCATATGGCCTGACCCAGGCTTTCCTGCAGATTCCTTTTGGCATGATCAGCGACCGTATCGGCCGCCTGCCCGTGATTTATGCAGGGCTACTGATCTTTGCTGCCGGCAGCTTGCTTGCAGCAGGCGCGGACACGATCTGGGGCGTGATTGCCGGACGTGTACTACAGGGCGCTGGCGCAATATCCGCAGCAGTAATGGCCCTACTCTCCGACCTGACCCGCGAGCAACACCGCACCAAAGCCATGGCCATGATCGGCATGAGCATAGGCCTGTCGTTTGCGGCAGCAATGGTGATCGGCCCGGTACTGACAAGAGCGTTTGGCTTATCCGGTTTATTCTTGGTCACTGCGGCCATGGCCCTTCTTGGCATCTTAATCATAGCGTTTATGGTGCCTAGCGCCCCTGAACTAACTCGCCACCGTGAGTCTGGTGTCAGTAGCCAAGCATTATTGCCCTCGCTAAAGAACCCTGACTTGCTGCGCCTGAACTTCGGCATCTTTGCCCTTCACGCCATTCTCATGGCTAGCTTTGTGGCGATCCCACTAGCCCTTGTTGAATTAGGCGGACTGCCCAAGGAAGAACACTGGTGGGTCTACCTGACCGCCCTGCTTGTCGGCTTTTTCGGCATGGTGCCGTTCATCATTTATGGCGAAAAAAAGCGCCGCATGAAGCAGACGGTGTTCGCAGCGGTACTGGTTATCTTGCTCTGCGAACTGTTCTTCTGGTGGTTCGGGAACAGCCTGCGGGCATTAGTGCTGGGTTTGGTGGTGTTTTTTACGGCCTTCAACTTGCTTGAAGCCTCTTTACCGTCATTGATCAGTAAAGTAGCGCCAGCTGCAGGCAAGGGCACTGCAATGGGCGTGTATTCCACCAGCCAGTTCCTCGGAGCAGCCTTGGGCGGAATCATTGGTGGTTGGCTGTATCAACACATTGGCTTAGCAGGTGTATTCGCAGGATGTGCAGCGCTTTGCCTAATCTGGCTATCACTAGCCTTTACCATGCGTGAGCCACCGTATGTAACAAGCATGCGTTTTCCACTTTCAATGGAGCAGTCACAAGACGCCGGATTGGTCGCACGCATACTGGCAGCCCCCGGTGTTTCGGAAGCAGTTGCTATACCCGCTGAAGGTGCGATTTACATCAAGGTGGACTCTAAGCAGCAAGACCGCACTAGTCTTCAACAACTACTGGATCAAACTGATTAG
- the uvrA gene encoding excinuclease ABC subunit UvrA, translating to MDKILIRGARTHNLKNIDLTLPRDKLIVITGLSGSGKSSLAFDTLYAEGQRRYVESLSAYARQFLSMMEKPDVDTIEGLSPAISIEQKSTSHNPRSTVGTITEIYDYLRLLYARAGTPRCPDHDLPLEAQTVSQMVDQVLALPEGSKLMLLAPVIRERKGEHLAVFDELRAQGFVRARVDGKVYELDELPKLDKQKKHSIDVVVDRFKVRSDLQQRLAESFETAIKLADGLALLAPMEGEEGDEIIFSARFACPVCGHSISELEPKLFSFNNPAGACPTCDGLGVKQFFDTKRLVNGELTLAEGAIRGWDRRNVYYFQMLGSLANHYGFSLEVPFDELSAEHQKCILFGSGSQNVDFKYLNDRGDIVKRSHPFEGIVPNLERRYRETESTTVREELAKFLSTQPCPDCCGTRLRREARHVWVGEKNLPAVTGMPIGDVMDYFAHLTLPGRKGEIAEKILKEIRERLEFLVNVGLDYLTLDRSADTLSGGEAQRIRLASQIGAGLVGVMYILDEPSIGLHQRDNERLLATLKHLRDIGNTVIVVEHDEDAIRLADYVVDIGPGAGVHGGQIVSQGTPDEVMADPNSVTGAYLSGRKKIAVPAQRTPRDKKKLLKLKGACGNNLQKVNLEIPVGLLTCITGVSGSGKSTLINNTLFPITATALNGATTLEVAPYDSFDGLQHLDKVVDIDQSPIGRTPRSNPATYTGIFTPVRELFAGVPESRSRGYGPGRFSFNVKGGRCEACQGDGLIKVEMHFLPDIYVPCDVCKSKRYNRETLEIKYKGKNIHEVLEMTIEDAREFFDAVPALARKLQTLMDVGLSYIKLGQSATTLSGGEAQRVKLSRELSKRDTGKTLYILDEPTTGLHFSDIQQLLDVLHRLRDHGNTVVVIEHNLDVIKTADWLVDLGPEGGSKGGQIIASGTPEEVAEMPQSHTGHFLKPLLDRDRA from the coding sequence GTGGACAAGATTTTGATTCGGGGTGCGCGCACCCATAACCTGAAAAACATCGACCTGACTCTTCCCCGTGACAAATTGATCGTGATCACGGGCTTGTCTGGCTCAGGCAAATCCTCCCTGGCTTTCGATACCCTCTATGCCGAGGGGCAGCGCCGTTACGTAGAGTCGCTTTCTGCCTATGCCCGGCAGTTCCTCTCGATGATGGAAAAACCCGATGTCGACACGATCGAAGGGCTGTCTCCGGCGATTTCCATCGAACAGAAGTCGACCTCACACAACCCGCGCTCCACGGTCGGCACCATCACTGAAATCTACGATTACTTGCGCCTGCTTTATGCTCGTGCCGGCACGCCTCGCTGCCCGGATCACGACTTGCCGTTGGAGGCACAAACCGTCAGCCAGATGGTGGATCAGGTTCTTGCTTTGCCTGAGGGCAGTAAGCTGATGTTGCTGGCCCCGGTCATTCGTGAGCGCAAGGGTGAGCACTTGGCGGTGTTTGATGAGCTGCGGGCGCAAGGCTTTGTGCGAGCACGTGTCGACGGCAAAGTCTATGAACTCGATGAGTTGCCCAAGCTCGATAAACAGAAGAAGCACAGCATTGATGTGGTCGTTGACCGCTTTAAGGTACGCAGTGACCTGCAACAGCGCTTAGCTGAGTCTTTCGAGACGGCCATCAAGTTGGCTGATGGCTTAGCACTGCTTGCGCCAATGGAAGGCGAAGAGGGGGACGAAATCATCTTCTCCGCTCGTTTTGCTTGCCCTGTCTGCGGCCACTCCATCAGTGAGCTGGAGCCCAAGCTGTTTTCTTTCAACAACCCTGCGGGCGCTTGCCCGACGTGCGATGGCCTGGGTGTTAAGCAGTTTTTCGATACTAAGCGGTTGGTTAACGGGGAGCTGACGCTGGCTGAAGGGGCTATTCGCGGTTGGGATAGGCGTAATGTCTATTACTTCCAGATGCTGGGCTCCTTGGCCAATCACTACGGCTTTAGCCTTGAGGTGCCCTTCGATGAGCTGAGTGCTGAGCATCAAAAATGCATTCTGTTCGGCAGTGGTAGCCAGAATGTTGACTTTAAATACCTCAATGACCGTGGTGATATCGTTAAGCGCTCGCATCCGTTTGAGGGCATTGTTCCAAACCTTGAGCGCCGCTACCGCGAGACTGAGTCCACTACAGTCCGCGAAGAACTCGCCAAGTTCCTCAGCACGCAGCCTTGCCCGGATTGCTGTGGTACGCGTTTGCGCCGTGAGGCCCGCCATGTGTGGGTGGGTGAGAAGAACCTTCCAGCGGTCACTGGCATGCCCATTGGCGATGTTATGGATTATTTTGCGCACCTCACGCTACCAGGCCGCAAAGGCGAGATTGCCGAAAAGATTCTCAAAGAAATTCGTGAGCGCTTGGAGTTCTTGGTCAACGTCGGCCTTGATTACCTGACTCTGGATCGCAGTGCCGACACCTTGTCTGGAGGTGAAGCTCAGCGTATCCGCCTGGCCAGTCAGATTGGTGCTGGCCTGGTAGGCGTCATGTATATCCTCGATGAGCCGAGTATCGGTCTGCACCAGCGTGATAACGAGCGCCTGTTAGCCACGCTCAAGCACCTGCGGGACATCGGCAACACCGTTATCGTGGTCGAACACGATGAGGATGCGATTCGTTTGGCTGACTACGTTGTGGATATCGGCCCGGGGGCAGGTGTGCATGGCGGTCAGATCGTCTCCCAGGGCACGCCGGATGAGGTCATGGCTGATCCCAACTCGGTAACGGGCGCCTATCTGTCCGGCAGGAAAAAGATTGCGGTTCCGGCCCAGCGCACGCCCCGTGACAAGAAAAAGTTGCTTAAGCTCAAGGGTGCTTGCGGCAACAACCTGCAAAAGGTCAATTTGGAAATCCCGGTCGGCCTGCTCACCTGTATTACCGGTGTGTCAGGGTCAGGTAAATCCACGCTGATCAACAATACGTTGTTTCCGATCACAGCCACGGCCCTTAACGGCGCTACGACGCTAGAGGTCGCGCCTTACGACAGCTTTGACGGCTTGCAGCATCTGGATAAAGTCGTTGATATCGACCAGAGCCCTATCGGTCGTACACCGCGCTCTAACCCGGCAACCTACACCGGTATCTTCACACCGGTTCGTGAGCTGTTTGCCGGTGTGCCGGAGTCGCGCTCCCGTGGTTACGGGCCGGGGCGATTCTCCTTCAACGTCAAAGGTGGCCGCTGTGAGGCGTGTCAGGGCGACGGGCTGATCAAGGTCGAAATGCACTTTCTGCCCGATATCTACGTGCCTTGCGATGTCTGTAAGAGCAAGCGCTACAACCGCGAGACGCTGGAGATCAAATACAAGGGCAAGAACATCCATGAAGTGCTGGAGATGACCATTGAGGATGCGCGAGAGTTCTTCGATGCGGTTCCAGCCTTGGCGCGCAAACTGCAAACGCTGATGGATGTGGGGCTTTCCTACATCAAGTTGGGGCAATCCGCGACGACGCTATCTGGTGGTGAAGCTCAGCGCGTGAAGCTCAGTCGTGAGTTGAGTAAGCGGGATACCGGCAAGACCCTGTATATCCTCGATGAGCCTACTACTGGTTTGCATTTTTCTGATATTCAGCAGTTGCTCGATGTGCTCCATCGGCTGCGTGACCATGGCAACACGGTGGTGGTTATTGAGCACAACCTGGATGTCATTAAGACGGCCGACTGGCTGGTGGATCTCGGCCCAGAGGGGGGCTCAAAAGGCGGTCAGATCATCGCCAGTGGTACACCCGAAGAGGTCGCCGAAATGCCCCAATCCCATACCGGTCACTTCCTCAAGCCTTTGCTTGATCGGGATCGTGCGTAG
- a CDS encoding single-stranded DNA-binding protein gives MARGVNKVILVGTCGQDPETRYLPNGNAVTNLSLATSEQWTDKQTGQRVEKTEWHRVALFGKVAEIAGEYLRKGSQVYIEGKLQTREWEKDGIKRYTTEIIVDMQGTMQLLGGRPDNAGGDSAPRQARPAAPARPQQQAAPRPAPQPAAQPAPDYDSFDDDIPF, from the coding sequence ATGGCCCGTGGGGTTAACAAAGTCATTCTGGTCGGCACCTGCGGCCAGGACCCGGAAACGCGCTACCTGCCTAACGGAAATGCGGTGACCAACCTGAGCCTGGCTACCAGCGAACAGTGGACTGATAAGCAAACCGGTCAACGTGTTGAAAAAACCGAGTGGCACCGCGTTGCCCTGTTCGGCAAAGTTGCTGAGATTGCCGGTGAATACCTGCGCAAAGGTTCGCAGGTATATATAGAAGGCAAACTGCAAACCCGCGAATGGGAAAAAGACGGCATCAAGCGCTACACCACCGAAATCATTGTCGACATGCAAGGCACTATGCAGTTGCTCGGCGGTCGTCCTGACAATGCTGGCGGTGACTCCGCACCACGCCAGGCTCGCCCGGCAGCCCCTGCCCGTCCACAACAGCAGGCCGCCCCGCGTCCAGCACCGCAGCCCGCCGCGCAACCTGCACCGGACTACGACAGCTTTGATGACGACATTCCGTTCTAG
- a CDS encoding sugar nucleotide-binding protein, whose translation MRMRLMLLGGGNSLGQALIRLGAEEDIGFLAPKPPETGWDPASLTALLDETRPDAVINLAYYYDWFQAGSVSEAQLSAQARAVERLAELCQYHEIRLLQPSSYRVFDGSRATAYSEKEDPQPLGIRGQALWRFEQSVRSICPRHILLRFGWLMDDSVDGVLGRFLTRAAESEPLLLADDRRGNPTPVDDAARVILAVLKQLDCDSPLWGTYHYGGHEATTVVALGQAVISEARNFRSNLLEEVCPQAHSAQPDAAEEPQHGVLACKKIFHTFGIKPRAWRSGLPALLDRYYRHV comes from the coding sequence ATGCGAATGCGGCTGATGCTGCTAGGTGGTGGTAACTCGCTGGGGCAGGCTCTGATACGCCTTGGTGCGGAGGAGGACATCGGTTTTCTTGCGCCCAAACCTCCCGAGACCGGTTGGGATCCGGCCAGTCTGACTGCGCTTCTGGATGAAACGCGTCCGGATGCGGTGATCAATCTTGCCTATTACTACGACTGGTTTCAGGCCGGCTCTGTCAGTGAGGCGCAATTGTCTGCTCAGGCGAGGGCGGTAGAGCGTTTGGCTGAACTGTGCCAGTACCACGAGATTCGTTTGCTCCAGCCCTCCAGTTACCGGGTTTTTGATGGTAGCCGTGCAACGGCTTACTCCGAGAAGGAAGACCCGCAACCTCTGGGCATTCGTGGGCAGGCGCTGTGGCGATTCGAGCAGTCGGTGCGTTCAATTTGCCCGCGCCATATCCTGCTTCGCTTTGGCTGGTTGATGGATGACAGTGTCGATGGCGTGTTGGGGCGTTTCCTCACCCGTGCAGCTGAATCTGAACCTTTACTTCTGGCCGATGACCGGCGTGGCAACCCGACACCGGTAGATGATGCCGCGCGAGTCATTCTGGCTGTTTTGAAGCAGCTTGATTGCGATTCGCCGCTTTGGGGAACCTACCATTACGGTGGTCATGAAGCGACTACCGTTGTCGCCTTGGGACAGGCTGTCATCAGCGAGGCGCGGAATTTCCGTAGCAACTTGCTTGAGGAGGTCTGTCCACAAGCCCACAGTGCTCAACCTGATGCGGCAGAAGAGCCTCAGCATGGAGTGCTGGCCTGCAAGAAAATCTTCCATACGTTTGGTATTAAGCCACGCGCATGGCGCTCCGGGTTGCCGGCACTGTTGGATCGTTATTATCGCCATGTCTGA
- a CDS encoding NAD-dependent epimerase/dehydratase family protein, producing the protein MSDSETVLVTGGAGFIGSHLVDALLAQGRNVRVLDNLSMGKLDNLPADHPRLRFVEGDVADAQLVDKLVAGCSAVVHLAAVASVQASVDDPVATHQSNFVGTLNVCEAMRIQGVKRVLFASSAAVYGNNGEGTAVSEDAAKAPLTPYASDKLASEYYLDFYRREHGLTPAIFRFFNIFGPRQDPCSPYSGVISIFTQRAQMGLPIQVFGDGEQTRDFFYVEDLVQLLLQAVDAPDVVTGAVNVGWNEAVSLNQLLQEIGNLCGALPEVSYMPARAGDIRHSRAQNQRLREYYQLPSKTSVAEGLRRLLAQG; encoded by the coding sequence ATGTCTGATTCTGAAACTGTTCTTGTGACCGGTGGTGCCGGTTTTATTGGCTCTCACCTGGTTGATGCGTTGTTGGCGCAGGGGCGCAACGTGCGTGTGCTCGACAACCTTTCCATGGGTAAGCTCGACAACTTGCCAGCCGATCATCCCCGTTTGCGGTTTGTAGAGGGCGATGTGGCGGATGCCCAGCTGGTTGATAAGTTGGTGGCGGGGTGCTCTGCAGTGGTGCACCTAGCGGCTGTCGCTTCGGTTCAGGCATCTGTCGATGATCCTGTTGCGACCCATCAAAGTAATTTTGTCGGCACACTCAATGTGTGCGAGGCCATGCGTATACAGGGTGTAAAACGCGTTCTGTTTGCTTCCAGTGCTGCGGTGTATGGCAACAATGGCGAAGGCACTGCCGTTTCGGAGGATGCCGCCAAGGCACCGCTTACGCCTTATGCGTCAGATAAATTGGCCAGTGAGTACTACCTGGACTTTTATCGACGTGAACACGGCCTGACTCCGGCGATTTTTCGCTTCTTCAATATCTTTGGCCCTAGGCAGGATCCCTGTTCACCCTATTCAGGCGTTATCAGTATTTTCACTCAGCGCGCACAGATGGGGCTGCCTATTCAGGTGTTTGGCGATGGCGAGCAGACCCGTGATTTCTTCTATGTTGAAGACTTGGTGCAGCTGTTGCTACAAGCTGTGGATGCACCCGATGTTGTGACGGGCGCAGTCAATGTGGGGTGGAATGAGGCGGTCAGCCTCAATCAACTGTTACAGGAAATCGGCAATCTGTGTGGCGCTCTACCAGAGGTGAGCTACATGCCAGCGCGAGCGGGGGACATTCGCCATTCCCGTGCGCAGAATCAACGATTGCGTGAGTACTATCAGTTGCCGTCAAAGACGTCAGTGGCAGAAGGTTTGCGCCGTTTATTGGCACAAGGTTAA
- a CDS encoding OmpW family outer membrane protein has product MRTSLFTASLLALAVAAPLAQAHQAGDIIVRAGAITVDPREDSSDIWVGALQTSVAGTKATLDSDTQLGLNFAYMVTDHVGIELLAATPFSHSVGVKGMPGIYSGLNGKLGDIKHLPPTLSVVYYPLDAKSAFQPYVGAGINYTWFFDTELTGAAEGKGFNGLDMQDSWGLAFQVGADYMLTDNIMINAQLRYIDIDTKGTTSFGGEKVKVDVDVDPMVYMVGLGYKF; this is encoded by the coding sequence ATGCGTACTTCTCTTTTTACTGCCTCTTTGCTGGCTTTGGCTGTTGCCGCCCCGCTGGCACAGGCACACCAAGCGGGCGACATCATTGTGCGCGCTGGTGCTATCACCGTTGACCCACGCGAAGACAGCAGCGATATCTGGGTAGGCGCACTGCAGACTTCTGTTGCAGGTACCAAGGCAACTCTGGACAGCGACACTCAGCTGGGTCTGAACTTTGCTTACATGGTCACCGACCACGTCGGTATCGAGCTGCTGGCTGCGACCCCGTTTAGCCACAGCGTTGGCGTAAAAGGTATGCCAGGCATTTACTCTGGCCTGAATGGCAAGCTGGGCGACATCAAGCACCTGCCGCCAACCCTGAGCGTGGTTTATTACCCGCTGGACGCCAAGTCCGCCTTCCAGCCTTATGTCGGCGCAGGCATCAACTACACATGGTTCTTTGACACCGAGCTGACTGGCGCTGCTGAAGGCAAAGGCTTCAACGGTTTGGACATGCAAGACTCCTGGGGTCTGGCCTTCCAGGTTGGTGCTGACTACATGCTGACTGACAACATCATGATCAACGCCCAACTGCGTTACATCGACATCGACACCAAAGGCACCACCAGCTTCGGTGGCGAGAAAGTCAAAGTCGACGTGGACGTAGACCCGATGGTTTACATGGTTGGCCTGGGCTACAAGTTCTAA
- a CDS encoding DUF3299 domain-containing protein — MHRYLFIALTLAFSIPQAMADARLLKWDEMVPADAPPQTVEPTPLHDLSQLANALSESGPAALQQLPDAPVVQALDGQEVKLPGYIVPLDVTEEGRVTEFLLVPYFGACIHVPPPPSNQIVHVTSELGVLLDALYQPFWIEGPIKVERSSSELAEAGYTMDAEKIYPYELSSE; from the coding sequence ATGCACCGCTACTTATTCATTGCGCTGACGCTGGCCTTTAGCATCCCTCAGGCCATGGCGGATGCTCGCCTGCTGAAGTGGGACGAAATGGTGCCCGCTGATGCACCGCCCCAAACCGTGGAACCCACGCCGCTACACGACCTTTCGCAACTGGCCAACGCCTTGAGCGAATCTGGGCCAGCCGCGCTGCAACAACTCCCCGATGCACCAGTGGTACAAGCCCTAGATGGCCAAGAAGTCAAACTGCCGGGCTACATCGTTCCGCTGGATGTGACAGAGGAAGGGCGTGTTACCGAGTTCCTGCTCGTGCCGTATTTCGGCGCGTGCATTCACGTTCCCCCTCCGCCTTCCAACCAGATCGTCCATGTCACCAGCGAACTGGGTGTGTTACTTGATGCGCTCTATCAGCCCTTTTGGATTGAAGGCCCTATCAAAGTGGAACGCAGCAGCAGCGAGCTCGCTGAAGCGGGCTACACGATGGACGCAGAGAAAATTTACCCCTACGAGCTGTCGTCAGAATAA